One stretch of Molothrus aeneus isolate 106 chromosome 2, BPBGC_Maene_1.0, whole genome shotgun sequence DNA includes these proteins:
- the PRSS2 gene encoding trypsin-2, translating into MKCLLLLAFIGVAVAFPTFAEDDDDKIVGGYTCAKNSVPYQVSLNSGYHFCGGSLISSQWVLSAAHCYKSRIQVQLGKHNLELTESTQQFINSAKVIRHSGFSSYTLDNDIMLIKLATPATLSNAVQTIPLPTSCVAAGTTCLISGWGNTLSSGTNYPDQLQCLKAPVLTAEQCSDAYPGQITKNMMCVGYVEGGKDSCQGDSGGPVVCNGQLQGIVSWGYGCAQRGYPGVYTKVCNYVSWIKSTMASN; encoded by the exons TTGCCTTCCCCACCTTTGCTGAAGATGATGATGACAAGATTGTGGGAGGCTACACCTGCGCAAAGAACTCTGTGCCCTATCAGGTGTCCCTGAATTCTGGATATCACTTCTGTGGAGGTTCCCTCATCAGCAGCCAGTGGGTCCTGTCGGCTGCTCACTGCTACAAATC TCGCATCCAAGTGCAGCTCGGGAAACACAACCTGGAGCTCACCGAATCCACACAGCAGTTTATCAACTCTGCTAAAGTCATCCGCCACTCTGGCTTCAGCTCCTACACCCTGGACAATGACATCATGCTCATCAAGCTGGCCACCCCAGCCACTCTCAGCAATGCTGTCCAAACCATTCCTCTGCCTACCAGCTGCGTGGCCGCCGGCACCACCTGCCTGATCTCCGGCTGGGGCAACACTCTCAGCAGTGGCA CTAACTACCCGGACCAGCTGCAGTGCCTGAAGGCTCCGGTCCTCACCGCCGAGCAGTGCTCTGATGCCTACCCTGGGCAAATTACCAAGAACATGATGTGTGTCGGATACGTGGAGGGAGGAAAAGACTCCTGCCAG GGAGATTCCGGCGGTCCCGTGGTCTGCAACGGACAGCTCCAGGGCATTGTCTCCTGGGGTTATGGATGTGCCCAGCGGGGCTATCCCGGAGTTTACACCAAGGTTTGCAACTACGTCTCCTGGATCAAGTCCACCATGGCCTCCAACTGA